One Brassica napus cultivar Da-Ae chromosome C2, Da-Ae, whole genome shotgun sequence DNA window includes the following coding sequences:
- the LOC106359382 gene encoding uncharacterized protein LOC106359382, translating to MDKLGLPLRMFEAGSEPSGRKRVNNYFNLRWIDIIKSALEEEDLEMLNESQFRRVLQMGSHTFSVMFLHYCLSRQLLTAKEYELWWIFVGKPIRYAIQDFALVTGLNCGDGVGLTGEAAEKGIGRGKASGKGKSSMSIWDDLFRGEEKPTPGWIMERLVKGKKYKDRLTRLRLSLLVLVEGILCPTCGTTKIRPEIVSMLGDLDAFMKYPWGRESFILTVRSTKARSAVNYVKDTMAIQGFTHAMVLVTVTACPSIIIKTGGADPLADSTLSSEEIISRVVDRKVVVNIVSAKTVDQLGQAYVRSLISTDEEGEDLYRGLGDKEDTSVDTMVALIDDDYPFEHNTWSGGVKADEVKLKKGHAQTSESSDENVPEPVEKDNAHHGGVESGGYPGDPRGKSSANPSGAPHGGESFHFDVQTLLRRAADAYEEKVIAMYEGYILSLKGHFNSEVGGLRTDLQAATSAIAHLESKVTGEFDKINQLLKSRLRGADMGPTYGFSPERHSSPFPGQNDDFNNSEVNPDRPTTHTGAPDGMGTHTKFVSTQRDGEDVAGTGTASVGLGQNLDEGERGGGLSPGKQTDSTDGVEFRAETGGEHRGDAHIGHDPINMENPSPSVNVASPDNADAANPPSRVDVDQVNVSSECRIDDPLSGVVNKILSEAGVDKDPLRPSTGSGTDVPQTSADVIPEKLGLDGVHDDRGEAAVGKKGEDVDEDDVTITKVQVGRGNTDAAGGQADGGRRFSRRTHTSTKRYTPPTPTVRKKEGNKKVPRQMDDNVPPLKRVKKVSVEPSNPKPRLKKNPHL from the exons ATGGACAAATTAGGTCTTCCTCTGAGAATGTTTGAGGCGGGTTCAGAACCATCAGGGCGGAAACGGGTTAATAACTACTTCAACCTACGGTGGATTGACATCATAAAGAGTGCACTAGAGGAAGAAGACTTGGAAATGTTGAATGAGTCGCAGTTCCGGAGAGTTTTGCAGATGGGTTCGCATACTTTTTCAGTAATGTTCCTCCATTACTGCCTCTCACGTCAGTTGCTAACTGCAAAGGAGTATGAACTTTGGTGGATCTTCGTTGGAAAGCCGATACGCTATGCCATACAAGACTTTGCTCTGGTCACCGGACTGAACTGTGGCGACGGCGTTGGGTTAACTGGAGAAGCCGCCGAGAAAGGTATTGGGCGAGGGAAGGCATCCGGTAAAGGCAAATCATCTATGTCAATATGGGATGATTTATTTCGTGGGGAGGAGAAGCCCACACCTGGATGGATCATGGAGCGGCTTGTGAAGGGTAAAAAATACAAGGATCGGTTAACCCGTTTGCGGCTTTCGTTGTTGGTATTGGTGGAAGGGATTCTGTGTCCAACTTGTGGGACAACAAAAATCAGACCCGAAATAGTGAGCATGCTTGGTGATCTTGACGCTTTCATGAAGTATCCATGGGGCAGGGAGTCATTTATACTGACTGTTAGAAGTACAAAAGCAAGATCTGCTGTTAATTATGTGAAGGATACAATGGCCATTCAAGGATTTACCCATGCGATGGTATTGGTTACTGTGACTGCATGTCCTTCTATCATTATTAAGACTGGCGGTGCGGATCCTCTAGCAGATTCCACCCTGTCGAGCGAAGAAATTATCAGCAGGGTTGTTGATAGAAAGGTGGTGGTCAACATTGTCTCGGCCAAGACGGTTGATCAACTGGGACAG GCATATGTACGGTCTTTGATTAGCACAGATGAAGAGGGTGAGGATCTTTATCGTGGGTTGGGAGATAAGGAAGATACGAGTGTTGATACCATGGTTGCTTTGATTGACGATGATTACCCATTTGAGCATAATACTTGGTCAGGTGGTGTGAAAGCGGATGAGGTTAAACTGAAGAAGGGTCATGCACAAACTTCGGAGTCAAGTGATGAAAATGTTCCCGAGCCGGTTGAAAAGGATAACGCTCATCATGGTGGCGTAGAGAGTGGTGGTTACCCTGGAGATCCGAGAGGGAAATCGTCAGCTAACCCCTCGGGTGCCCCGCATGGTGGTGAGAGTTTCCATTTTGATGTCCAAACATTACTTAGGCGTGCAGCTGACGCATACGAGGAGAAGGTTATTGCAATGTATGAGGGCTATATTCTGAGTTTGAAGGGCCATTTTAATTCTGAAGTGGGAGGCCTTCGAACCGACTTACAAGCAGCTACATCCGCGATTGCCCATTTGGAAAGTAAGGTCACAGGGGAGTTTGATAAGATCAATCAGTTACTGAAGTCTCGGCTTAGAGGTGCGGATATGGGACCAACGTATGGGTTCAGTCCTGAGAGACATTCGTCACCATTCCCAGGTCAGAATGATGATTTCAACAATTCAGAGGTTAATCCCGATCGACCCACTACACATACTGGTGCTCCTGATGGTATGGGTACCCATACAAAGTTCGTT TCAACACAGCGAGATGGAGAGGATGTTGCAGGAACAGGGACCGCCTCGGTTGGTTTGGGTCAGAATCTGGATGAAGGAGAAAGGGGTGGAGGACTATCTCCGGGTAAACAGACCGACTCAACTGATGGAGTCGAATTTAGAGCTGAGACAGGGGGTGAGCATAGGGGAGATGCTCACATTGGACATGACCCCATAAACATGGAG AATCCCTCGCCTTCGGTAAACGTCGCATCCCCTGACAATGCTGATGCCGCCAATCCTCCATCTCGTGTTGATGTG GACCAAGTGAATGTATCATCGGAATGCCGCATTGATGACCCATTGTCTGGCGTTGTTAATAAAATTCTATCAGAAGCCGGCGTTGATAAA GATCCACTCCGACCCTCTACTGGCTCTGGAACTGATGTACCTCAGACATCAGCAGATGTCATTCCGGAGAAACTGGGTCTTGATGGTGTGCATGACGATCGCGGTGAGGCTGCTGTTGGGAAGAAGGGTGAGGATGTGGATGAAGATGATGTTACAATTACTAAAGTTCAG GTTGGACGAGGGAACACTGATGCAGCCGGTGGTCAAGCAGATGGTGGCAGACGTTTCAGTAGACGTACGCATACAAGTACCAAACGCTACACTCCTCCTACACCCACCGTCCGTAAGAAAGAGGGAAACAAGAAAGTGCCACGTCAAATGGATGATAATGTTCCACCTCTTAAACGGGTTAAAAAGGTGTCGGTTGAGCCAAGTAACCCAAAGCCTCGCCTCAAGAAAAACCCACATTTATAG